One Sanguibacter sp. HDW7 DNA window includes the following coding sequences:
- a CDS encoding threonine/serine exporter ThrE family protein codes for MHGTTQENELEPVGLIRQSGAILALGRLSLSGGTGSYRVKATMARAAKALGMDRHEAHVTLTEITATSHRGPIFRTEVTEMRKVGVNADRLMEIERFVSALPAGASVEQLEEGVARIRAKAPLYGPWLNALFAAVACAAFAFLNNGGPIECAGVFVAAGLGQLLRRALLHRGMNQFAVTMVAAALASALYLGLMTVLLATGATAVNHEAAYVSAVLFLVPGFPLVTGALDLARLDFSAGVARLVYALMILMSAALAVWGISALVGVAPDPAVAPELSFVLLTILRLVASFLGVLGFALMFNSPWRMALTAAVVGMVANVVRLTLVGEGLAPQAGAAIAALLVGVVAAWAAPRIDVPRVTVYVPAVVIMVPGAAAYRAVYHLNNGATVQAMAYAVDAGLVVVALAIGLAVGRMLTDRSWLVER; via the coding sequence GTGCACGGTACGACGCAGGAGAACGAGCTCGAGCCCGTCGGGCTCATCCGGCAGTCCGGGGCGATCCTCGCCCTCGGCCGGCTGAGCCTGTCGGGAGGGACCGGGAGCTACCGGGTCAAGGCGACGATGGCGCGCGCTGCCAAGGCGCTCGGCATGGATCGGCACGAGGCCCACGTGACGCTCACCGAGATCACCGCGACGTCCCATCGCGGCCCCATCTTCAGGACCGAGGTCACCGAGATGCGCAAGGTCGGCGTCAACGCCGACCGGCTCATGGAGATCGAACGCTTCGTCTCCGCGCTTCCGGCGGGTGCGAGCGTCGAGCAGCTCGAGGAGGGCGTCGCGCGCATCCGCGCGAAGGCGCCGCTCTACGGGCCGTGGCTCAACGCCCTCTTCGCGGCCGTCGCGTGCGCCGCGTTCGCGTTCCTCAACAACGGTGGGCCCATCGAGTGCGCCGGAGTCTTCGTCGCAGCAGGGCTCGGCCAGCTGCTGCGACGAGCGCTGCTGCACCGGGGCATGAACCAGTTCGCGGTGACGATGGTCGCGGCCGCGCTCGCGTCCGCCCTCTACCTCGGCCTCATGACCGTGCTGCTCGCGACGGGGGCGACGGCAGTCAACCACGAGGCGGCCTACGTGTCCGCGGTGCTCTTCCTCGTCCCGGGCTTCCCGCTCGTCACCGGCGCGCTCGACCTCGCGCGGCTCGACTTCTCTGCAGGGGTCGCGCGCCTCGTCTATGCGCTCATGATCCTCATGTCCGCGGCCCTCGCGGTCTGGGGCATCTCCGCGCTCGTCGGTGTCGCTCCCGACCCGGCGGTCGCACCGGAGCTCTCGTTCGTCCTCCTCACGATCCTGAGGCTCGTCGCGAGCTTCCTCGGCGTGCTCGGCTTCGCGCTGATGTTCAACAGCCCGTGGCGCATGGCGCTCACGGCGGCCGTCGTCGGCATGGTCGCGAACGTCGTGCGCCTCACGCTCGTCGGTGAGGGGCTCGCGCCGCAGGCGGGTGCCGCGATCGCCGCGCTTCTCGTCGGTGTCGTCGCGGCGTGGGCCGCTCCGCGGATCGACGTCCCGCGTGTCACCGTCTACGTGCCGGCCGTCGTCATCATGGTGCCGGGCGCGGCCGCCTACCGGGCGGTCTACCACCTCAACAACGGGGCGACGGTCCAGGCGATGGCGTACGCGGTGGATGCGGGGCTCGTCGTCGTGGCGCTCGCGATCGGGCTCGCGGTGGGCAGGATGCTCACGGACCGCTCGTGGCTCGTCGAACGCTGA
- a CDS encoding DUF421 domain-containing protein, giving the protein METVIRAAVVFLALWAITRVVGRSTLGELSSFELIVFVTMGDLVQQAVTGQDSSVTGAVLAVGTMAALTIILAWFNARSRKLHAVVTGRPVVVVSDGAADHDTLRRERLAYDDLLGAARQQGIEDLRSVRLAVLEPNGKVSFFAGESPASGAPDGTDAG; this is encoded by the coding sequence GTGGAGACCGTCATCCGCGCGGCTGTCGTGTTCCTCGCGTTGTGGGCCATCACGCGCGTCGTCGGCAGGTCGACGCTCGGCGAGCTGAGCTCGTTCGAACTCATCGTCTTCGTGACGATGGGCGACCTCGTCCAGCAGGCTGTGACCGGCCAGGACTCCTCCGTCACCGGGGCTGTTCTCGCCGTCGGCACGATGGCGGCGCTCACGATCATCCTCGCGTGGTTCAACGCGCGCTCGAGGAAGCTCCACGCGGTCGTCACGGGCAGGCCAGTCGTCGTCGTCAGCGACGGCGCGGCGGACCATGACACGCTCCGCCGTGAACGTCTCGCCTACGACGACCTGCTCGGCGCCGCCCGCCAGCAGGGCATCGAGGACCTCAGGAGCGTGCGGCTCGCCGTGCTCGAGCCCAACGGCAAGGTCTCGTTCTTCGCCGGCGAGTCCCCCGCCTCGGGCGCACCCGACGGCACCGACGCCGGCTGA
- a CDS encoding CDGSH iron-sulfur domain-containing protein, giving the protein MTLCPDGPILVRGAARIVTGDGRAVARNRPTIALCRCGGSAIKPFCDGTHKVNGFTSDDPTPPSAREGGCGGICASEEPCDSLDKSPGPSPSAPG; this is encoded by the coding sequence ATGACCTTGTGCCCTGACGGGCCCATCCTCGTGCGCGGCGCTGCGCGCATCGTCACGGGCGACGGCCGGGCCGTCGCCCGCAACCGCCCCACCATCGCTCTGTGCCGCTGCGGTGGCTCGGCGATCAAGCCGTTCTGCGACGGCACCCACAAGGTCAACGGGTTCACGTCCGACGACCCCACGCCCCCGTCCGCCCGGGAGGGCGGGTGCGGAGGGATCTGCGCATCGGAGGAACCATGCGACTCTCTCGACAAATCGCCGGGGCCCTCGCCCTCTGCTCCAGGCTGA
- a CDS encoding roadblock/LC7 domain-containing protein → MSSEATNFGWLLDNFVKTVAGVRHTLVVSADGLLMAMSEDLDRTSGDQLAAIVSGMSSLTRGAARQLNSGNVRQSIIEMDDAFMFLMNVSNGSVLGAVADATCDVGLIGYEMALLVSRTEATLTPQLISEMRGNLPVNGATLPQS, encoded by the coding sequence ATCAGCTCCGAGGCAACCAACTTCGGCTGGCTGCTCGACAACTTCGTCAAGACCGTCGCCGGCGTCCGCCACACGCTTGTCGTCTCCGCCGACGGCCTGCTCATGGCGATGTCCGAGGACCTTGACCGCACGTCGGGCGACCAGCTCGCGGCGATCGTGTCGGGCATGTCGAGCCTCACGCGCGGTGCCGCGCGCCAGCTCAACTCGGGTAACGTCCGCCAGTCGATCATCGAGATGGATGACGCCTTCATGTTCCTCATGAACGTCTCCAACGGGTCCGTCCTCGGAGCCGTCGCCGACGCGACGTGCGACGTCGGCCTCATCGGCTACGAGATGGCCCTGCTCGTCTCGCGGACCGAGGCGACGCTCACCCCGCAGCTCATCTCCGAGATGCGCGGTAACCTGCCCGTCAACGGCGCTACCCTGCCCCAGAGCTGA
- a CDS encoding alcohol dehydrogenase catalytic domain-containing protein: MRAVTWQGAGHVAVETVPDPTIVEPTDAVVRITSTAICGSDLHLHGPLTRFCMRGDLLGHEAMGVVEEAGRDVAHVGPGDRVVVPSKIPRGRCWMCQRGLRSQCETTQVRSEGRGAALLWYALLHGAVPGGQAELLRVPRADYGLVPVPDGGSPDDRYLSLSGNLPTAWPAVRRCGDVGGATVVVLGLGPVGQFAARVALHLGTTRVVDTDPVPERLAVFRDKDDGCIKVILDPAAVAA, translated from the coding sequence ATGCGTGCAGTCACCTGGCAGGGCGCAGGGCACGTCGCGGTAGAGACGGTTCCGGACCCAACGATCGTCGAACCGACCGACGCGGTCGTCCGCATCACGTCGACGGCGATCTGCGGCTCCGACCTGCATCTTCACGGCCCACTCACGCGGTTCTGCATGCGGGGTGACCTGCTGGGTCACGAGGCCATGGGCGTCGTCGAGGAGGCCGGCCGCGATGTCGCGCACGTCGGTCCGGGTGACCGCGTCGTCGTGCCGTCCAAAATCCCTCGTGGCCGTTGCTGGATGTGCCAGCGCGGCCTGCGGTCGCAGTGCGAGACCACGCAGGTGCGTTCGGAGGGGCGGGGTGCCGCACTCCTCTGGTACGCGCTCCTCCACGGCGCGGTGCCTGGCGGACAGGCCGAGCTGCTGCGGGTTCCGCGCGCCGACTACGGGCTCGTCCCGGTACCGGACGGCGGCTCGCCCGACGATCGCTACCTCTCCCTCTCCGGCAACCTGCCGACGGCGTGGCCAGCCGTCCGCCGGTGCGGGGACGTTGGCGGCGCGACGGTCGTCGTCCTCGGGCTGGGGCCCGTTGGCCAGTTTGCGGCACGGGTCGCGCTGCACCTGGGCACGACGCGTGTCGTCGACACCGACCCGGTGCCGGAGCGGCTCGCGGTGTTCCGCGACAAGGACGACGGGTGCATCAAGGTCATCCTCGACCCGGCGGCGGTGGCCGCATGA
- a CDS encoding ATP/GTP-binding protein, with product MAFPPSESGAPAHQAPTAVKIVVAGGFAVGKTTFIGSISDIEPLNTEAAMTEHSVGVDDAGGVSDRKTTTTVAMDFGRIELSSSLWLYLFGTPGQDRFLFMWDDLVRGAIGAVVLVDTDRLEQCFPAVDYFESRGIPFVVGVNCFDGVAKHRLEDVREALQVPAHVPMLYTDARSRAATKQTLIALVQLAMARLRAA from the coding sequence ATGGCATTTCCTCCCTCTGAGTCCGGCGCACCGGCGCACCAGGCTCCTACGGCTGTGAAGATCGTCGTCGCGGGTGGCTTCGCCGTCGGCAAGACGACCTTCATCGGGTCGATCTCCGACATCGAGCCGCTCAACACCGAGGCCGCGATGACCGAGCACTCGGTGGGTGTCGACGACGCGGGTGGCGTGTCCGACCGCAAGACGACGACGACCGTCGCCATGGACTTCGGTCGCATCGAGCTCTCGAGCTCGCTGTGGCTGTACCTCTTCGGCACGCCGGGTCAGGACCGCTTCCTCTTCATGTGGGACGACCTGGTTCGCGGCGCGATCGGTGCCGTCGTCCTCGTCGACACGGACCGTCTCGAGCAGTGCTTCCCGGCCGTCGACTACTTCGAGTCGCGGGGCATCCCGTTCGTCGTCGGCGTCAACTGCTTCGACGGCGTCGCCAAGCACCGCCTCGAGGACGTCCGCGAGGCGCTCCAGGTGCCGGCCCACGTGCCGATGCTCTACACGGACGCCCGCTCGCGCGCGGCGACCAAGCAGACGCTCATCGCGCTCGTGCAGCTTGCGATGGCCCGCCTGCGCGCTGCCTGA
- a CDS encoding glycosyltransferase family 2 protein, with product MTDPRLSDAVYILPLHTAAEVDPDLEAYLRGLTRHVELVVVDGSPARVFRAHRNRWPRTVRMLHAPTPPPGANGKVVAVNHAVALTTRPVIVVADADVRYGIEELAAAVRLVGTADVVRPQNYFDPLPWHALWDTGRTLVNRVIGSDYPGTLVVRREAFHGHVLRPDVLFENLQTIRMVKALGGTEHRADDLYVARRPCSARHFLRQRVRQAYDSQAQPWRLVAELSLVPLALTVLRDRRRFLGSWLLAMTLAEIGRRRAGGAAVLPATATALAPLWLVERAMTSWLALALRVTGGCPYAGRRVRAAADSTRSLRRALAPTRNLTPTKRSA from the coding sequence ATGACTGACCCGCGGCTGTCCGACGCTGTCTACATCCTTCCGCTGCACACGGCGGCGGAGGTCGACCCCGACCTCGAGGCATACCTGCGCGGGCTCACGCGCCACGTCGAGCTGGTCGTCGTCGACGGCTCTCCGGCCCGCGTCTTCCGCGCGCACCGGAACAGGTGGCCGCGCACCGTCCGCATGCTCCACGCGCCCACGCCGCCGCCGGGGGCGAACGGCAAGGTCGTCGCCGTCAACCATGCCGTGGCGCTGACGACCCGCCCCGTCATCGTCGTGGCGGACGCCGACGTCCGCTACGGCATCGAGGAGCTGGCCGCCGCCGTCAGGCTCGTGGGCACCGCAGACGTCGTGCGGCCGCAGAACTACTTCGACCCGCTCCCGTGGCACGCGCTGTGGGACACGGGCCGCACTCTCGTCAACCGCGTGATCGGGTCGGACTACCCGGGGACGCTCGTCGTCCGGCGGGAGGCGTTCCACGGCCACGTTCTCCGTCCTGACGTCCTCTTCGAGAACCTCCAGACGATCAGGATGGTCAAGGCTCTCGGCGGGACGGAGCACCGCGCCGACGACCTCTACGTCGCGCGCCGCCCGTGCAGCGCCCGGCACTTCCTGCGGCAGCGCGTCAGACAGGCCTACGACAGCCAGGCACAGCCATGGCGCCTCGTGGCGGAGCTCAGCCTCGTGCCCCTCGCGCTCACCGTCCTGCGCGACCGCCGTCGGTTCCTCGGCTCGTGGCTCCTCGCCATGACTCTCGCGGAGATCGGACGTCGTCGCGCAGGGGGCGCCGCGGTGCTACCCGCGACGGCGACCGCGCTCGCGCCCCTGTGGCTCGTCGAACGAGCCATGACCTCGTGGCTCGCTCTCGCGCTGCGCGTCACCGGGGGCTGTCCCTACGCCGGCCGCCGCGTTCGGGCGGCGGCCGACAGCACGCGGTCCCTGCGCCGGGCGCTCGCGCCGACCCGCAACCTCACCCCGACGAAACGGAGCGCATGA
- a CDS encoding iron-containing redox enzyme family protein, with translation MPPITLKSAATSIRLPLPRPRGQLSAEVLGILTSGVPGARALPAAHPVSDDDLADDDDLQLTLFCLQELHYRGIEGVDDAWEWDPSAIALRRNLEDAFEAHLRGRVTVPDVAATTADGVAQILFEMTSSDGGPSVSRFVARKASLAQLREVLVHKSIYQLKEADPHTWAIPRLTGRAKAAAVEIQADEYGGGHLASMHSELFRRTLRALDLDDHYGAHVVAVPAVTLATSTFMSLAGLNRRLRGAITGHLAAFEMTSSIPSRQYADGMRRLGLGEDATGYFDEHVEADAVHEQIAGRDLAGGLVEAEPHLLGDVLFGAGACLLLDDLAAARHLAAFDAGTSSLREVAA, from the coding sequence ATGCCCCCAATCACGCTGAAGTCCGCCGCGACGAGCATCCGTCTGCCGCTGCCACGCCCGCGGGGGCAGCTGAGCGCGGAGGTGCTCGGCATCCTCACGTCCGGCGTGCCCGGTGCCCGGGCGCTGCCAGCGGCGCATCCGGTGTCCGACGACGACCTCGCCGACGACGACGACCTCCAGCTCACGCTCTTCTGCCTGCAGGAGCTGCACTACCGCGGTATCGAGGGCGTCGACGACGCATGGGAGTGGGACCCGTCCGCGATCGCGCTGCGCCGCAACCTCGAGGATGCGTTCGAGGCGCACCTGCGCGGGCGCGTCACCGTGCCGGACGTCGCGGCGACGACGGCCGACGGCGTCGCGCAGATCCTCTTCGAGATGACGTCGAGCGACGGCGGGCCGAGCGTCTCCCGCTTCGTCGCACGCAAGGCTTCGCTCGCCCAGCTCCGGGAGGTGCTCGTCCACAAGTCGATCTACCAGCTCAAGGAGGCGGACCCTCACACGTGGGCGATCCCGCGACTCACGGGCCGGGCCAAGGCGGCGGCGGTCGAGATCCAGGCGGACGAGTACGGCGGTGGGCACCTCGCATCGATGCACTCCGAGCTCTTCCGCAGGACGCTGCGCGCACTCGACCTCGACGACCACTACGGCGCCCATGTCGTCGCCGTGCCCGCGGTGACGCTCGCGACGTCGACGTTCATGTCGCTCGCGGGTCTCAACCGGCGCCTGCGCGGTGCGATCACGGGGCACCTCGCCGCTTTCGAGATGACGTCGTCGATCCCGAGCCGGCAGTACGCCGACGGCATGCGGCGCCTGGGTCTCGGCGAGGACGCGACCGGATACTTCGACGAGCACGTCGAGGCGGACGCCGTGCACGAGCAGATCGCGGGCCGCGACCTCGCGGGCGGGCTCGTCGAGGCGGAGCCGCACCTCCTGGGTGACGTCCTGTTCGGCGCCGGTGCGTGCCTGCTCCTCGACGACCTTGCCGCCGCTCGCCACCTCGCCGCGTTCGACGCGGGCACGTCCTCGCTGCGGGAGGTGGCTGCGTGA
- a CDS encoding DUF2231 domain-containing protein, producing MTAHPVLASLDRLETSRMLAPVADALRRASEAVTSDVRVRELLQGSHLGHPMHAALAMLPVGAWASSVLLAGPRHGAGARRLLRTAVLATPVVAVTGLADARRLDARRRRVAVVHVACNLVASTLGAAALARTSPGQHPGRVASLGGFAVLMAGGFLGGHLSARIGAPPPPRGAGAAEERPLGRLVSAQDDDDD from the coding sequence ATGACCGCGCATCCTGTGCTCGCTTCCCTCGACCGGCTGGAGACCTCGCGCATGCTCGCGCCGGTCGCGGACGCGCTGCGGCGGGCGAGCGAGGCCGTCACGAGCGACGTCCGGGTGCGCGAGCTGCTCCAGGGCTCGCACCTCGGGCATCCCATGCACGCTGCGCTCGCCATGCTGCCCGTGGGGGCGTGGGCGTCGAGCGTCCTGCTCGCGGGCCCGCGCCACGGTGCGGGCGCCCGGCGGCTCCTGCGTACCGCGGTCCTTGCGACGCCCGTCGTCGCCGTGACGGGTCTTGCCGACGCGCGGCGCCTCGACGCGCGCCGTCGGCGCGTGGCGGTCGTGCACGTCGCGTGCAACCTCGTGGCGTCGACGCTCGGCGCGGCGGCGCTCGCACGCACGTCGCCCGGGCAGCACCCGGGCCGGGTCGCGTCGCTCGGGGGGTTCGCAGTGCTCATGGCCGGCGGGTTCCTCGGCGGTCACCTCTCCGCGCGCATCGGCGCGCCGCCGCCCCCGCGGGGTGCGGGCGCCGCCGAGGAGCGGCCGCTCGGCCGGCTCGTGAGCGCGCAGGACGACGACGATGACTGA
- the ligD gene encoding non-homologous end-joining DNA ligase — protein sequence MAGTQTKVGRPALRLTNLDKVLYPVMGTTKRDVVDYLVAVAPVLLPHAVDRPVTLKRWVHGVGTADEPGEVFFQKNFPDGTPEWVPTHDLVHRSRTTTYPVLDAADGPAMLAWFGQLAALELHVPQWRVALDEGEGRDVVHHPDRLVLDLDPGPGAGLPECVVVARACREIVEGMGLTILPVTSGSKGIHLYAGLDGTASSDQVSQIAHELARTLEQEMPKLVVSTQSTAERAGKVLLDWSQNSGAKTTVTPYSLRGRARPTVAAPRAWDELDDDLAHLTPADVLRRVEEMGDLLAPLAPRAAARSSRSRGGEGGTSRAEGADDDSPADVEPPSGTSDRLATYRAKRDPARTPEPYPDASADPTATADARPTFVIQDHRARRHHHDFRLEHDGVLLSWALPRLTPADPARNHLAVRTEDHPLDYGSFEGTIPRGEYGAGQVRIWDAGTYVAEKLRDDEVIVELSGRSGGGLATDGGRSRPSSRSSALTATRGSLTASTPPVAVAVPAAGPPPRPARLPPRPTQPRPAPHPPTPAPVRRSPTCAPCSRARRRRPSSAASRTRSCPAARGPSR from the coding sequence ATGGCAGGCACGCAGACGAAGGTCGGCCGGCCCGCCCTCCGGCTCACCAACCTCGACAAGGTCCTCTACCCCGTGATGGGCACGACGAAGCGCGACGTCGTCGACTACCTCGTCGCCGTCGCCCCCGTGCTGCTCCCGCACGCCGTCGACCGGCCCGTGACGCTCAAGCGCTGGGTGCACGGCGTCGGCACGGCCGACGAGCCGGGCGAGGTGTTCTTTCAGAAGAACTTCCCCGACGGCACGCCCGAGTGGGTGCCCACGCACGACCTCGTCCACCGGAGCCGCACGACGACGTACCCCGTCCTCGACGCCGCGGACGGTCCCGCGATGCTCGCATGGTTCGGCCAGCTCGCCGCGCTCGAGCTCCACGTCCCGCAGTGGCGCGTCGCGCTCGACGAGGGCGAGGGCCGCGACGTCGTCCACCACCCCGACCGGCTCGTCCTCGACCTCGACCCCGGCCCGGGCGCCGGCCTGCCCGAGTGCGTCGTCGTCGCGCGCGCATGCCGGGAGATCGTCGAGGGCATGGGGCTGACGATCCTGCCCGTGACGAGCGGCTCCAAGGGTATCCACCTGTATGCGGGGCTCGACGGCACCGCCTCGTCGGACCAGGTCTCGCAGATCGCGCACGAGCTCGCGCGCACGCTCGAGCAGGAGATGCCGAAGCTCGTCGTGAGCACGCAGAGCACGGCGGAGCGCGCGGGCAAGGTGCTCCTCGACTGGAGCCAGAACAGCGGCGCGAAGACGACGGTCACCCCGTACTCGTTGCGCGGTCGCGCACGGCCCACGGTCGCGGCGCCGCGCGCGTGGGACGAGCTCGACGACGACCTCGCGCACCTCACGCCTGCGGACGTGCTCCGGCGCGTCGAGGAGATGGGTGACCTGCTCGCGCCGCTCGCGCCGCGTGCCGCGGCGCGCTCTTCCCGCTCGCGCGGGGGCGAGGGCGGGACGTCCCGCGCGGAGGGCGCGGACGACGACTCGCCCGCGGACGTGGAACCGCCGTCGGGGACTTCGGACCGCCTCGCGACGTACCGGGCCAAGCGCGACCCCGCGCGCACGCCCGAGCCCTACCCGGACGCGTCCGCAGACCCGACCGCGACGGCCGACGCGCGCCCGACGTTCGTCATCCAGGACCATCGGGCGCGCCGCCACCACCACGACTTCCGCCTCGAGCACGACGGCGTGCTGCTCAGCTGGGCGCTGCCCCGCCTCACGCCGGCCGACCCGGCGCGCAACCACCTTGCCGTGCGGACCGAGGACCACCCGCTCGACTACGGCTCGTTCGAGGGCACGATCCCGCGCGGGGAGTACGGCGCGGGCCAGGTGCGCATCTGGGACGCGGGAACGTACGTCGCCGAGAAGCTGCGCGACGACGAGGTCATCGTCGAGCTCTCGGGCCGGTCGGGCGGCGGGCTCGCCACGGACGGGGGCCGCAGCCGCCCGTCGTCGCGCTCATCCGCACTGACGGCGACACGTGGCTCGCTCACCGCATCGACCCCGCCCGTCGCCGTCGCGGTGCCCGCCGCCGGCCCGCCGCCACGGCCAGCGCGCCTGCCACCGCGGCCAACGCAGCCGCGGCCAGCGCCGCACCCGCCCACGCCGGCCCCGGTCCGTCGCTCGCCGACCTGCGCCCCATGCTCGCGAGCCCGACGACGCAGGCCGAGCAGCGCCGCCTCGCGCACGAGGTCGTGCCCGGCGGCCCGTGGGCCGTCGAGATGA
- a CDS encoding DUF742 domain-containing protein: MSSFDNEVEHSTVRPYAVTGGRVRSATSDLPLEALVEATPASVNGRGLTPEKREILKHAATNYVSVAELSALVRLPIGVVRIVISDLADDGFLTVHTSAPVNVHTGHGQPGYQNPALSLSVLESVLNGISSL, encoded by the coding sequence ATGAGCAGTTTCGACAACGAGGTGGAGCACTCCACCGTCCGGCCCTACGCCGTGACCGGTGGACGTGTGAGGTCGGCGACGTCCGACCTCCCCCTCGAGGCGCTCGTCGAGGCGACGCCTGCGTCCGTCAACGGTCGCGGGCTCACCCCCGAGAAGCGCGAGATCCTCAAGCACGCGGCGACGAACTACGTCTCCGTCGCTGAGCTCTCCGCCCTCGTGCGTCTCCCCATCGGCGTGGTCCGCATCGTCATCTCGGACCTGGCCGACGACGGTTTTCTCACCGTGCACACGTCCGCACCCGTCAACGTCCACACGGGGCACGGTCAGCCTGGCTACCAGAACCCTGCCCTGTCCCTGAGTGTCCTGGAGAGTGTTCTCAATGGCATTTCCTCCCTCTGA
- a CDS encoding Ku protein gives MRAIWKGTIAFGFVSVPVRVFSATEEHNVPLHQVHDADGGRIRYQRRCEVCGEVVDYDHIDKDYDDGERTVVLTRDELGSLPSERSREIDVLSFVPSEQIDPILLDRTYFLEADPASRKPYALLLKALESTDRTAVARFALWQRTRLAALRARGDMLTVQTLLWPDEVRDPGELEGRKGARVSAKELEMAKSLVESYAEDFDPDAVTDDYQVELRKLVEAKLSKGETLDTAETFGETEDGESADVVPLMEALRRSVEAARSKRKAS, from the coding sequence ATGAGGGCGATCTGGAAGGGCACCATCGCGTTCGGGTTCGTGAGCGTGCCCGTGCGCGTCTTCAGCGCGACCGAGGAGCACAACGTGCCGCTCCACCAGGTGCACGACGCCGACGGCGGCCGCATCCGCTACCAGCGTCGCTGTGAGGTGTGCGGCGAGGTAGTCGACTACGACCACATCGACAAGGACTACGACGACGGCGAGCGCACCGTCGTCCTCACGCGCGACGAGCTCGGTTCATTGCCGTCCGAGCGCAGCCGTGAGATCGATGTGCTGAGCTTCGTGCCCTCGGAGCAGATCGACCCCATCCTCCTCGACCGCACGTACTTCCTCGAGGCGGACCCTGCGTCCCGCAAGCCGTACGCCCTCCTGCTCAAGGCCCTCGAGTCGACGGACCGCACCGCCGTCGCGCGGTTCGCCCTGTGGCAGCGCACGCGCCTGGCAGCGCTGCGGGCCCGCGGTGACATGCTCACGGTCCAGACGCTCCTGTGGCCGGACGAGGTGCGTGACCCGGGCGAGCTCGAGGGCCGCAAGGGCGCGCGCGTCTCGGCGAAGGAGCTCGAGATGGCGAAGTCGCTCGTCGAGTCGTACGCCGAGGACTTCGACCCGGACGCGGTGACCGACGACTACCAGGTCGAGCTACGCAAGCTCGTAGAGGCCAAGCTCTCCAAGGGGGAGACGCTCGACACCGCCGAGACGTTCGGTGAGACCGAGGACGGCGAGTCGGCGGACGTCGTGCCGCTCATGGAGGCGCTGCGGCGCAGCGTCGAGGCGGCCCGTTCGAAGCGCAAGGCCAGCTGA
- a CDS encoding NAD-dependent epimerase/dehydratase family protein has product MRVTVVGASGNAGSALLRALVQEPWVTHVHGVARRVPSEEVRRLATTWQTLDVGARGTWVGDRMVHAQLTKALTGSDAVVHLAWQIQPNRDRDRLRATNVEGTHRVLAAAARAGVGQVVVASSVGAYSPVADDVLHDESHATGGTRTSHYAVDKSAQEALLRSFVATHPGITTSWLRPALIFQRPAGAEIVRYFLGHDVLRAALAPHTVPVLPWPRGFRLQAVHADDVAQAYVAALRTRAHGPFNVAAPDVLDGRAIADVLGAIAVCTVPRGLARPAVALAWRARLVATDPGWFDMGAGVPLMSTERARSELGWEPTWSARDTIAEVVAGMRAGEGLGDRGPMRTAEHHHDDGD; this is encoded by the coding sequence ATGAGGGTCACGGTCGTCGGGGCGAGCGGCAACGCCGGCAGCGCGCTCCTGCGGGCTCTCGTGCAGGAGCCGTGGGTGACGCACGTCCACGGCGTGGCGCGGCGGGTGCCGTCGGAGGAGGTGAGGCGGCTCGCGACGACGTGGCAGACGCTCGACGTCGGCGCACGCGGCACGTGGGTTGGCGACCGGATGGTCCACGCGCAGCTCACGAAGGCACTCACCGGCAGCGACGCCGTCGTGCACCTCGCATGGCAGATCCAGCCGAACCGCGACCGCGATCGGCTCCGTGCGACGAATGTCGAGGGGACACACCGCGTCCTGGCGGCGGCGGCGCGCGCGGGCGTCGGCCAGGTCGTCGTCGCGTCGTCCGTCGGCGCGTACTCGCCGGTCGCCGACGACGTCCTGCACGATGAGTCGCACGCGACGGGCGGCACGCGAACCTCGCACTACGCGGTCGACAAGTCCGCACAGGAGGCACTCCTACGGTCGTTCGTCGCTACCCACCCAGGCATCACCACGTCGTGGCTGCGGCCCGCGCTCATCTTCCAGCGGCCTGCGGGTGCGGAGATCGTCCGGTACTTCCTCGGCCACGACGTGCTTCGGGCGGCACTCGCGCCGCACACTGTCCCGGTGCTTCCGTGGCCACGCGGGTTCCGGCTCCAGGCCGTGCACGCCGACGACGTCGCGCAGGCGTACGTAGCGGCACTGCGCACACGCGCCCACGGTCCGTTCAACGTCGCGGCGCCCGACGTCCTCGACGGGCGGGCGATCGCGGACGTCCTCGGAGCGATCGCGGTGTGTACCGTCCCGCGCGGGCTCGCGCGGCCCGCGGTCGCGCTCGCGTGGCGGGCGCGGCTCGTCGCGACGGACCCGGGCTGGTTCGACATGGGCGCGGGCGTGCCACTCATGTCGACCGAGCGCGCCCGATCCGAGCTCGGCTGGGAGCCGACGTGGAGCGCGCGGGACACGATCGCCGAGGTCGTCGCAGGCATGCGCGCGGGCGAGGGGCTCGGCGACCGGGGCCCCATGCGCACCGCCGAGCACCACCACGACGATGGGGACTGA